One part of the Bacteroidia bacterium genome encodes these proteins:
- a CDS encoding DUF4296 domain-containing protein, which translates to MKAFFRHMILFCLLATLVLPACKKKEAPYLSEERMLEILRELHMADVLAEAHGKSLGYRKELRNESYDEILEVFDISRADFFRSYTYYLNEPEIMDSIYIRMIKDIEKRMEVARDIDYETKKDKDKWDKNKKENKKKEVEKKLQQKEEAVRTVGTGS; encoded by the coding sequence GATTCTTTTTTGTCTGCTGGCTACACTCGTCCTGCCTGCCTGCAAGAAAAAGGAAGCACCTTATCTTTCTGAGGAGAGGATGCTGGAAATCCTGCGAGAATTGCATATGGCAGATGTTCTGGCGGAGGCACATGGAAAAAGCCTGGGATATCGAAAGGAGTTGAGAAATGAAAGTTATGATGAAATCCTGGAGGTGTTTGATATAAGCCGAGCAGATTTTTTCCGCAGCTATACCTATTACCTCAATGAGCCGGAAATCATGGATTCTATTTATATCCGGATGATCAAGGATATAGAGAAAAGAATGGAAGTCGCCAGAGACATTGACTACGAGACCAAGAAAGACAAAGACAAGTGGGATAAGAATAAGAAGGAGAATAAAAAGAAAGAAGTAGAAAAGAAATTACAGCAGAAAGAGGAAGCCGTACGCACGGTAGGAACGGGATCATGA
- a CDS encoding Smr/MutS family protein encodes MKCKHPNTYEKLGFDQVLEDLKSRILHPEAKERVDKLSPISDFEQLLPELKKVEEYVALEEGDSRFPNGGHVRIKPLMEKLRVKGNWLSLEEIWNLHNWMSFVDEARKFIKKKEEEAPLLYALLHEEDFDTRLIKDIEKVVNERGQLKDDASPELARIRREMKKASSGLRNALYRILKTAKEQKWNGGEEITMRNDRLVIPVKTDFKGKVPGFVQDISQSGGTVFVEPAEVLPLNNKVRELQISEHNEIVRILQNLSLKIREAIPSLTGFRSRIIDLALIKAKAMQAISLEAVLPSIEKEGRSMKIMQGYYPPLQLKSKQEEIEVVPLDISLNKNKRIIIISGPNAGGKSVALKAVGLLQLMLQSGMLIPVHPDSRFILFKELYLDIGDEQSVDNDLSTYTSHLYQWRRMGDQMKHTSLFLVDEFGSGTDPRQGAAIAESFLERFVRVGAYGIITTHYGNLKDFAEVNPGTANAAMQFDTRELKPTYRLIEGMPGRSYAFEMANRVGVHKVIIRNAKEKMGGDEMDSEKLLKELERKNTRLNRLLQENEKKEKNLNRLLKENDILQSGLSKNKKQIIRDAKREAEAIIDRANKDIERTIREIQEAKADKQKTKKLRKALEESKPKLAKKELIEEEEAKLAEKISKEDQVKVLHGEEAKPGDWVIIKSSQTKGILAEKKGKHAVVEVGELRMTLKSDQITKLFVPKSKKKKQIKSSLLTSGSKHAKTEIDMMGMRVEEALPLLDKVVDDARYAGLNQIRILHGKGTGVLREVIRKRLLDLNFVASVKDAPIEFGGSGWTICEFKS; translated from the coding sequence ATGAAATGCAAGCATCCAAATACGTATGAAAAGCTGGGATTTGATCAGGTCCTCGAAGATCTGAAATCTCGCATATTGCACCCGGAGGCAAAAGAACGGGTGGATAAACTGAGTCCTATCTCAGATTTTGAGCAACTTTTACCTGAATTGAAAAAGGTAGAGGAGTATGTGGCCCTGGAAGAAGGTGATTCCAGATTTCCCAATGGAGGTCATGTCCGCATAAAACCTCTGATGGAAAAATTGAGGGTGAAGGGAAACTGGTTGAGCCTGGAAGAAATCTGGAATCTCCATAACTGGATGAGTTTTGTAGATGAGGCCAGGAAGTTTATCAAGAAAAAAGAAGAAGAAGCCCCTTTATTATATGCTCTCCTCCATGAGGAAGATTTTGATACCCGCCTGATCAAGGATATTGAGAAGGTCGTGAATGAAAGGGGACAATTGAAGGATGATGCCTCGCCGGAACTGGCGCGTATTCGAAGAGAGATGAAGAAAGCTTCCTCCGGTTTGAGAAATGCACTTTATCGTATTCTCAAGACAGCCAAAGAACAAAAATGGAATGGGGGAGAGGAGATTACCATGCGAAATGATCGTTTGGTGATTCCAGTGAAAACAGATTTTAAAGGGAAAGTCCCGGGCTTTGTTCAGGATATTTCTCAAAGTGGAGGGACGGTCTTTGTCGAACCAGCAGAGGTGCTTCCCTTGAATAATAAAGTACGGGAACTGCAGATCTCGGAACACAATGAGATCGTACGGATATTGCAGAACCTGAGTTTGAAGATAAGAGAGGCGATACCCAGCTTAACAGGATTCAGAAGTCGGATCATTGACCTGGCCCTTATCAAGGCTAAAGCTATGCAAGCCATTAGCCTGGAAGCTGTTTTGCCTTCAATTGAAAAGGAAGGGCGAAGCATGAAGATCATGCAAGGATATTATCCTCCCCTTCAACTCAAATCTAAACAGGAAGAAATAGAGGTCGTGCCTTTGGACATCTCTCTCAATAAGAATAAACGGATCATCATCATTTCCGGTCCCAATGCTGGAGGAAAGTCTGTCGCCTTAAAAGCCGTAGGTTTACTTCAGCTGATGTTGCAGTCCGGGATGTTAATTCCTGTCCATCCGGATTCGCGCTTCATTCTCTTTAAAGAGTTATACCTCGATATCGGAGATGAGCAGTCCGTGGACAATGACCTGAGTACCTATACCTCTCATTTGTATCAGTGGAGGCGCATGGGGGATCAGATGAAACATACTTCTCTCTTTTTGGTAGATGAGTTTGGCAGTGGAACAGATCCCCGCCAGGGAGCAGCCATCGCAGAATCCTTTTTGGAAAGATTTGTGAGGGTAGGGGCTTATGGAATAATTACCACCCATTATGGCAATTTGAAGGACTTCGCAGAGGTAAATCCCGGCACAGCCAATGCAGCCATGCAATTCGATACCCGCGAATTGAAACCTACCTATCGATTGATAGAGGGAATGCCAGGACGTAGCTATGCTTTTGAGATGGCCAATAGAGTAGGGGTTCATAAGGTCATTATCCGCAATGCCAAGGAGAAGATGGGTGGCGATGAAATGGATTCTGAGAAATTGCTCAAGGAGCTGGAACGCAAGAATACCCGTCTCAATCGCCTCTTGCAGGAAAACGAAAAGAAGGAAAAGAACCTCAATCGATTGCTCAAAGAGAATGACATTCTTCAAAGCGGCCTTAGCAAGAACAAGAAGCAAATCATTCGAGATGCAAAGCGGGAAGCAGAAGCCATTATAGATCGAGCAAATAAAGATATAGAGCGAACCATACGGGAGATCCAGGAAGCCAAGGCCGATAAGCAGAAGACCAAAAAATTGCGCAAGGCACTTGAGGAATCGAAGCCGAAATTGGCAAAAAAGGAGTTGATAGAGGAAGAAGAGGCCAAATTAGCCGAAAAAATCTCTAAAGAAGATCAGGTGAAAGTCCTGCATGGGGAAGAAGCCAAGCCCGGAGATTGGGTGATCATTAAAAGTTCCCAAACGAAAGGCATACTGGCTGAGAAAAAAGGCAAACATGCCGTGGTTGAGGTTGGAGAGCTGAGGATGACTTTGAAAAGCGATCAGATAACGAAGTTATTCGTTCCCAAAAGCAAGAAAAAGAAGCAGATAAAAAGCTCCCTGCTCACCAGTGGGAGTAAGCATGCCAAAACCGAGATAGACATGATGGGTATGCGGGTGGAGGAAGCCCTTCCGCTATTGGATAAGGTGGTGGATGATGCTCGTTATGCAGGATTGAATCAGATCCGGATATTGCATGGGAAAGGAACAGGGGTTCTTCGTGAGGTAATCAGAAAACGCCTGCTTGATCTCAATTTTGTAGCCAGTGTAAAGGATGCACCCATAGAATTTGGAGGCTCCGGCTGGACCATTTGTGAGTTCAAGTCCTAA